AAGCTCAGGGCGAACTGCATGCGTGGGAGCAACTAAACAACGGACTTTCTTTATAATATCCGCACGCTCAGGTACGAGCATCTGCGGTTCATCACCGCCGAAAGGCAAATTGGCCGGTAAGTTGCGGTTACTGCACAGTGCTTTTATTGTAACTAACCAACTTTCATGCTCGCTGTCTGGCTCAAAATGTTCAAACTCTCTATCAACCAAGCTGAAAAAGGTGTCGGTGCCTTGCTCGGTAAATCCGCCAGCCCAATATGCAGACTCTCGGCGGATATGCCAAAAAAGTCGATCTTGATCGCGATAAGCCGGGTGAGTTTGCCCATAAAAAGGTGTTACCTGATAACTGTTATCTTTGTGGTCGTAGGCGTTGACTTCACCAACTTGAATCACTTCTGAGATATCCGCGTCCATATAGCGCGGTACCAGTTTGTACTCGTACTGGCTGAGTGATACGCGAACAGGCTCTAGTTCCTGTTCAAACAGGTTAACAATGGGCGTGCAGCCGAGTTGAAAATGTTGCTTACCGAGTTGTTTCTCAAGCTCTTGAGAGCTTTCATCGAAGTAGATGTACAGATTACAGTTTGCTTTATCTTCAGGTAGAAACTGGTTGATATCCTCTAAGTCGAAGAATAGAAACTTCTCAGGGAAAATAAAGTTCTCTGCCAACAGGCGATAGCCAGTCGCTGATTTGTCGCTGTAGGGAATGGTGGCGTGTTGGTCGCTAAAACCAACCTCTTGCAGGTGACGCGTTGAGAAGAATTTAGCTTCATGACCCTCAGCCTCGATGGCAAAGCCAATAGCACTTTTAAAGAGTAATTCATAAATGCTCAAACTATGGTGCCACTGACCATTAATATAAAACCGTAGCTTGTTTAATTCGGTTTCTTTAAGGCCGACCTCTTTGTATTCACCCTGTAGTTCAATTTTTACTACAGACTTGGCAGTGGTAGACCAAATTGGGCGCGGAGCACTAAAAGGGGCGTTGTTAAACTGCGCGTTATTAACTTCGACCGGCCATAAATAACTGTCATAGCAGGTGCGAAAGTGACAGGTTTTCATACCTTCAACATCAGACTCAACATCACTGCCGCGCGGTAGCACCACCCCGGTTGTTGAAAGGTTCTCAGTAGTCATCTTAATGACAGACATTGACGGGATAGGGGCTTGATAATCAGGGTAGAGCTGACCCATCAAGGCGTCAGTTAATTCTGGGAAGCTGTCGTCTAGTTTTTGCCTGATCTGTGCAGTCATAAATGCAAAAGACTCAACCAAGCGCGATACATGCGGGTCTTCAATCTGTTCTTCAGAAAGCTTTAAACGCCCGGCAATCT
This Pseudoalteromonas ruthenica DNA region includes the following protein-coding sequences:
- the tssF gene encoding type VI secretion system baseplate subunit TssF; translated protein: MNDELLKYYNRELAYIRHMGADFADKYPKIAGRLKLSEEQIEDPHVSRLVESFAFMTAQIRQKLDDSFPELTDALMGQLYPDYQAPIPSMSVIKMTTENLSTTGVVLPRGSDVESDVEGMKTCHFRTCYDSYLWPVEVNNAQFNNAPFSAPRPIWSTTAKSVVKIELQGEYKEVGLKETELNKLRFYINGQWHHSLSIYELLFKSAIGFAIEAEGHEAKFFSTRHLQEVGFSDQHATIPYSDKSATGYRLLAENFIFPEKFLFFDLEDINQFLPEDKANCNLYIYFDESSQELEKQLGKQHFQLGCTPIVNLFEQELEPVRVSLSQYEYKLVPRYMDADISEVIQVGEVNAYDHKDNSYQVTPFYGQTHPAYRDQDRLFWHIRRESAYWAGGFTEQGTDTFFSLVDREFEHFEPDSEHESWLVTIKALCSNRNLPANLPFGGDEPQMLVPERADIIKKVRCLVAPTHAVRPELSDATRWQLVSHLSLDYFSGPDALRKLKETLRLYDFKNAPESKALIDNIHGVNIEMTSARLVQGGRTCFASGSAITLTFAKDDFSGSGMFFFASVLNHFFAQFAAINSFTQLRIRFKDQDSIYHSWPPRSGKVPLL